ATCAAACGGATAGATTACGACTCCTTTGGAAATATCCTATCTCAAAGTAATCCAACTCCTTCGGTTACCGCCCTAGACAATCTGGATATTCCTATAGGCTTTGGAGGAGGACTATACGATAGGGATACAAACTTAATAAGGTTTGGATACAGAGACTACGATCCCTTTATAGGACGATGGACGGCTAAAGACCCGATTGACTTTATGGGAGGACAAGGTAATCTCTATGTTTATGTAGGGAATGATCCGATAAACTATGTTGATCCGACTGGGGAGTTTTGGCAGGTTATAATTGGAGGTATTATCGCATACTATCTGGTAGACGTTATCCTTGATACATATGAATATTTAATACAAGCAAAAATAAAGATCGATAATCCACAGGGCATTGGCTCGCCAGAACATCGCGATCAATTACGCGGCGCATTGGATGACACTGCGGGGTTCTGTCGGGAAAATGCGCCTATATCACCAATTGGCAATCCAGTGCGGTTAATACCGCTTCCAAAAAATGAGCATAACAAGCTATTTGATATTGGATATGAATTTGGTAACGATCTAATGAGAAACAATCAAAGTCAAGGCAATGGTAAACAATAACTGTAGATAATATGCGAGCTTGTCGGTTATGTATACCAAATTGACTTAATAAAATGGAGAAAACCAAAGCAATGAAGCGGTTAAGCACATATAAAACGCCGTTGATATTATTTTTGTTCCTTTCGATATTATGGATCGCTAATAATATTTATCATGTGCTTCCGCTCAAAATATATTACTATTTTGTTAACGGACAAACAATTACGCTTGAACGTTATAAAGTAAATCTGCCGTTCCCGCAATGGGTTTATGTTGGCAAAAACGAGCTTTTATTTGTCATAAGCTCCGATAAAAACAATTTTGCCGAGATAGCAATAGATTATAGAAATGTAGATATTGACCATCTATTAACTACATGCGATCAAATACAAAAAGAGCAGAAAACATATAAAAATATAAGCGGAACAGAATATCTATGCTATCAAGCCGATATTGGCGTAACGTTATATTTTCTATCAAGCGATAATTTTTTCTTTTTAAGAACCGCAAACTATCAAAATGATACTCTCTTGTATAAAATGTTATTTGACTCTATTACAGTTGCTGAATACAAAGATACGACAACAGATCATAACCTAACGTCAAATAACAATAGTAAGATTTCAAACAAGCAGGCAAGCTATGTCCAAAAGCCCCTCTAATCTAACCGCTCAATTCTCAAACGCAACTACTCCCAATCTCTCTTTAGAGGAAGTTGATATTCCGCTAGGCTTTGGAGGAGGACTATACGATAGGGATACAAACTTAATAAGGTTTGGCTATAGAGACTACGATCCCTTTATAGGACGATGGACGGCTAAAGACCCGATTGACTTTATGGGAGGACAGGGTAATCTCTATGTTTATGTAGGGAGTGATCCAATAAACTATGTTGATCCGACTGGGGAGTTTTGGCAGGTTATAGTTATAGTGGCTATAGCTGCTCCTATTGCTTATAATATTTATAAGTTTATCGCAAATACAATGGACAACATAAAGGAACCAACGCCAATTCGTGGTAAAAGTTGGGGGGAATTGCAAGGGATAGATAAAGGACACAAAGACGATCTAAAAAATGCGTGCGATGAAGCCGCAGATTTAGGACGCGCTTTAACGGGAACACTACCAACTTTGGGCATTCCAGTATCTGGCGCAGCTTCACTCGGTCTGACCGCTACCGATAGCGCATATCAGTATTTACGAGATCGAGAACGGCAAAAAGAACAAAAATGAAGACATTAGCGCAAACGTTAAGAGATGGGAAAAAAGCTTATATTATATTATTTATAATAAGTTGCTCTATATCAGTTATAATACATTATTTTGGTTTTTTCTTTATTCAATTGTGTTTTTATCTGAAAAATGGCAATCTCATCGACCTTAAATATTATTATGTTGAACTGCCATTTCCCAAGTGGGTTATTTCAGGTAACGATAATTTTGGCTATGCCGTATCTGCAAAAAATGATTTTAGTTATGCAATATCTACAGCAGAAAACGAATCTATCGACATTGCAATTTCAAGGCGCGTTGGGCAGCCGAACGATCCAGATTCTGAAATGGTATCTACAATATTACGCTGGAAAGCGTTAGCAATAACTTTTGTTAGTTATAAGGAAGTTGAAGGAACAAAGTATCTTTATAAGGGATTAGAAGGAAAATACGTTATGCTTTTTCTTTCAGACGATAGACGTTTTTATTTAATTGTTACTTCATACGATCCTACCGAAGAAAACGAAAAATATTTAGATTTACTACTTAATTCCGTTAAAAAGAAGCCCGATGTCTAAAATTGTTTCATTAGCTAAACTTTACGATAAGAAAGGTAACTTCGCTAGATTTACCTACGCTACCGATAGAACGCCTATTCAAATGGATTACAAGGAGAAGTCCGAGACAATAAATAGATACAATCGGGAGGCATAAGGCAATGGTATTTCCAGATATTCATACGCAACGTACGATAAGAATAAATGCTTTTGATTGAGTTGATCGCATTTTTTTTAATCGATACTCCTTATGAAGGACATTATGGAGTAGAATATGCCACAGTTTATTATCTAAATTTATTTAACGAAACTCATATAGAAACCGAAAAATTTGTTATAGAAACGCCAAAATTTACTTGGCGTAAGCGCTCTAAAGATCAAAATT
The genomic region above belongs to Helicobacteraceae bacterium and contains:
- a CDS encoding RHS repeat-associated core domain-containing protein codes for the protein IKRIDYDSFGNILSQSNPTPSVTALDNLDIPIGFGGGLYDRDTNLIRFGYRDYDPFIGRWTAKDPIDFMGGQGNLYVYVGNDPINYVDPTGEFWQVIIGGIIAYYLVDVILDTYEYLIQAKIKIDNPQGIGSPEHRDQLRGALDDTAGFCRENAPISPIGNPVRLIPLPKNEHNKLFDIGYEFGNDLMRNNQSQGNGKQ
- a CDS encoding RHS repeat-associated core domain-containing protein gives rise to the protein MSKSPSNLTAQFSNATTPNLSLEEVDIPLGFGGGLYDRDTNLIRFGYRDYDPFIGRWTAKDPIDFMGGQGNLYVYVGSDPINYVDPTGEFWQVIVIVAIAAPIAYNIYKFIANTMDNIKEPTPIRGKSWGELQGIDKGHKDDLKNACDEAADLGRALTGTLPTLGIPVSGAASLGLTATDSAYQYLRDRERQKEQK